CCGGACTGGCGCCCAAGGTGGAAGTCCACGAGCCCGTTGCTGCACTCCAGACCGTCAGCCACGACACATCGCTGACAGCGAAGCTGCGGCTGCTCGACGGACGCCGTGTCACAGCGCTGGACCTGCAGTGGATGTACCACGAGGCCGCCGCCAAGCTCGCGCAGGACACCGGCGTGGCTGATGCCGTTGACGGTGACGGCCATACCCATGGCGTCCTGGAAAGCTGGGCGAACACCCTGACCCAGCTGGGCAGCGACCAGGCTGCGGCATCCACCTCAGTGGAGTGGCTGGCCAAACTTTCGCTTCTTGAGGGTTACAGGCGGCGTGACGGACTGGCTTGGGACAGTGCACGGCTGGGTCTGGTCGATCTGCAGTGGGCTGATATCCGCCCGGAAAAGGGTCTCTACTACCGGCTTCTGGCCCGCAACCGCATGCAGCGCCTGATCGAGGACGCCGACATCGCCACCGCGGTGATCCAACCGCCGTCGGACACAAGGGCTTTCTTCCGGGGGCGGTGCGTCAGCAGCTTCAGCAAGGATGTGGTGGGCGCCAGCTGGGACTCGGTCATCTTCGACGTCCCCGGCTACGGGAGGCTGCAGCGCGTGCCCACCCGCGAGCCGCTGAGAGGCACCGAAGCACTCACCGGCGGGCTCTTTGCCCGGCACCGGGAGGCAGGGCCGTTCCTTGCGGAACTGCTCGGATTGAGCCCTGCCCCGCCACCGGCGTAATCAGCCCCGGCGGGCGCCCGACGTGGCAATATGGGCATATCGGATGTCCCTTCGGGAATCCGGGGACTGACAAAAGGAGAGAACAATGGCAGGCCAGGAGCAGCAGAAGCCGCAGTCACGCGACAGCCAGGTAGAGGAGGACGTCCCGGAGGCACCGCCGGCACCGCCGGAGGCGCAGGCATCAGCCTCGACACAGGGTGTGGACGACCTCCTCGACGAAATCGACGGCGTCCTGGAATCCAACGCCGAAGAGTTTGTGCGGGCATTCGTTCAAAAGGGCGGACAGTAGGCAGGCAGGAACCGCACCAGCGTTGAGCCAGGTTCGGCACACCGAGGGTCTGTACAGACGTTGAACCACCACGTTGAAGGAGTGCACCAGTGCAGGAGAGAACAGCCAACCAGGTAGCGGCCAACGCGACGTCGTCGTTCACCGAGCACCTGCAACGTGACCGGCCCGATCTGCTTCCCTACAACCGGGCACTGCCGGCACCGGCCGCCTCGCACCCTTCGCAGCCGCTGCAGGTACCGCACGCCACCACCATTGTGGCCATGAGTTACGCCGGGGGTGTGCTCATGGCCGGTGACCGCCGTGCCACCATGGGCAACGTCATCGCCAGCCGGCACATCGAGAAGGTGTTTCCGGCGGATCAGTATTCCGTGCTCGGAATAGCGGGCACTGCCGGGATCGCAATCGACATCACGCGGCTGTTCCAGGTTGAGTTGGAGCACTACGAGAAAATCGAAGGAACGCTGCTGAGCCTTGACGGCAAGGCCAACCGGCTGGGGGCCATGATCCGCGGCAATCTGCCCATGGCACTTCAGGGGCTTGCAGTCATACCGCTGTTCGCGGGCTTCGACACCGCGGCGGGGGTAGGCCGGCTGTTCTCCTATGACGTCACCGGTGGCCGCTACGAGGAGCAGGAACACCACACCGTGGGTTCTGGCTCAGTATTTGCCCGGGGCGCCCTCAAGAAACTCTGGCGCCCCAATCTGCCGGAAGATGACGCCATTTCAGTTGCCGTTGAGTCTCTGTATGATGCTGCAGACGACGATTCCGCCACCGGGGGACCGGACCCCGTGCGGCAGCTGTGGCCGGTTGTCTATACGGTTAACAGGGCCGGAGCGAGGCGCATTCCGGAGCGGGATCTGGCTGCTGTGGCCGGAAACATCATCGAGTCCCGGGCTGCAGCCCGGCGGGAGGCCTGAGATGACTCAGCAGTTCTACGTCTCACCTGAGCAGCTGATGAAGGACCGTGCGGATTTTGCACGGAAGGGCATTGCGCGGGGCAGGTCCGTGGTGGTGATCAGCTGCGAAGACGGCATCGCTCTTGTGGCCGAAAACCCATCGCCGTCGCTTCATAAGATCGGTGAGATCTACGACAAGATTGCGTTTGCAGCTGTAGGCAAGTACAACGAGTTCGAAAGCCTCCGCCAGGCAGGGGTGAGGTACGCGGACATCCGCGGCTATTCCTATGACCGCGAGGACGTGACGGCGCGTGGGTTGGCCAGCGTGTACGCGCAAAGCCTCGGCGCAGTGTTCACAGCAGAGCAGAAGCCGTTTGAAGTGGAGCTCGCAGTGGCTGAGGTGGGGCCCACGCAGGAAGAAGACCACCTCTACCGGCTGACATTCGATGGCTCTATCGCTGATGAGCACGGATTCATTGTGATGGGTGGCCAAGCCGAAAAGGTTTCGGCCGCCGTTGAGGACGGCTGGCGCCAGGACCTCGCGTTCGCTGCCGCCATCAGGCTGGCTGTCAGGGGACTGGTGACCGACAACGCAGCCAGTGCCCTGCCTGCCCGGGCTGTGGAGGTGGCAGTGCTGGATCGTGCTTCGGAAAGCGGCCGGGGAACCCGGCGTGCTTTCAGACGGCTTACCGATGCCGACGTTGTGGCTTTGCTTGCTGAGGAGGACTGAAATGGACAAGAGAATCTTCGGTATTGAAACCGAATTCGGCATTTCCTATTCGAGCCCGGATTCCCGTCCGCTGGCACCGGAGGAAGTTGCGCGGTACCTTTTCCGCAAGGTTGTCAGCTGGGGCCGTTCTTCAAATGTGTTCCTGACCAACGGGTCCAGGCTGTACCTGGACGTCGGCTCCCACCCCGAATACGCCACGGCGGAGTGCGATGATCTGGCCCAGCTCGTAGCCCACGACCGCGCCGGGGAACTCATTCTGGACGATCTTGTGGACGAGGCCCAGTCGAGGCTGGCTGCCGAGGGGTTCAACGGGACGGTGTACCTGTTCAAGAACAACACAGACTCGGCGGGCAATTCCTACGGGAGCCACGAAAACTACCTGATTCCGCGCCGGGGCGAATTTTCACGGCTCGCTGAAATTCTCATTCCGTTCCTGGTGACGCGCCAGCTCATTGCCGGGGCCGGCAAGATCCTCAAGACCCCGCACGGGGCGACATTCGCCTTTTCGCAACGGGCGGACCACATCTGGGAGGGTGTCTCCTCGGCGACCACCAGATCGCGGCCCATCATCAACACCCGCGATGAACCCCATGCCGATGCCGAGTTCTTCCGCCGCCTGCACGTGATAGTCGGCGATTCCAATATGTCCGAGACCACTGCGCTCCTGAAAGTGGGAACAGTTGATCTGATACTGCGGATGATCGAGGCGGGCGTCATCATGCGGGACATGCGGATGGAAAACCCCATCCGCAGCATCCGTGAGATCTCGCATGACCTCACCGGCAAGGCCCTGGTCCGGCTCGCCAACGGGCGGCAACTCACGGCATTGGAGATCCAACAGGAATACCTCACAAAGGTCACGGCCTTTGTGGCCGAGCATGGCGCCCACAATCCCCATGTGCCACTGATTCTAGATCTCTGGGGAAGAACACTGCAGGCGATCGAAAGTGGCGACACCACCGGCATCGACACCGAAATCGACTGGGCCATCAAAAAGAAGCTGATGGACAGTTACCGGGAACGCCACGGGCTGGGACTCGACGCACCCCGGATTGCCCAGCTTGACCTGACCTATCACGATATCTCGCGGACCCGGGGACTCTACTATCTCCTGCAGGCCAGGGGAGCTGTCCGCCGGGTGGTGGATGACACCGCCGTCAAGGATGCCGTTGACGCGCCACCGCAAACCACCCGCGCCAAATTGCGGGGGGACTTTGTCCGCAGGGCGCAGGAACTGGGACGTGACTACACGGTGGACTGGGTGCATCTGAAGCTGAATGACCGGGCCCACCAGACCATCCTGTGCAAGGACCCGTTCCGTAACGAGGATGAGCGCGTTGATGCGCTTCTGGACTCTATGGGCTGATACCCAGCTTCAGGGGCTATTCTGGATGGGGCCATTCTTTGGCCCCGCCCGCGCTGCCGGGCGCTACATACCGGTAACGCATCCATCTTGCCCCGACGAAAGTTTTTACGTGCGCCGACTACTAGCAATTCTTATTCCCGGACTGCTGCTGCTCACCGCCTGCGGCGGATCGCCTGCAGCGCCGGAACCCACCAGCCAGTCCGCGGGTGAAACCGCCAAGCTGGATTCCGTGAAGTTTACCGACAACGGCGACAAGAAGGCGCCTGGTATTGAATTCACCAAGCCCCTGGAAGTGGCCGAACCGACTGTCAAGGTAATCGCCGAGGGCAGCGGTGACCGGGTCAAGGCCAACCAGGTTGCCGAGATTTCAATCCTTGCGCTCAACGGTAAGGACGGTGCGAAACTCGAAGACACGTTCGCCAGCGCCCCGGAGGCCCTGGAGCTGAACGAGGAGCTCAAGACGGGCAGCGCAGTCATCTACAACGCGTTCGTCGGAGCAAAGATCGGCTCACACCTTGCACTTGCCGTTCCGGGCAAAGCTGCCGCCGAAGGCGCCAAGGCACAGCCCACGCAGCTGCTGGTCATCAAGATCGTGTCCGCGAAGGACCTTCCCGGTGCCCTGAGCCAGGAGGAGACTAACAAGCTGGACAAGGAGGGAAAACTGCCCAAGGTCACATTTGATGCCAAGGGCGTTCCCACCGTGGATATTCCCAAGACGGATGCACCGTCGGGATTGTCCATCAAGGTGCTCTCGGAGGGGACCGGCGAGAAGATTACGGCCGCCGACACCATCGAAGCCAACTACGCCGGCTGGCGCTGGGATGACGGCAAGAAGTTTGACTCCAGCTATGACCGGGGCGAAGCCGCCAGCTTCCCGCTCAAGGGAGTCATCAAGGGCTGGACCCTGGGGCTTACCGATCAGAAGGTCGGATCCAAAATCCTGCTCACCATCCCGACTGCACTTGCATACGGCGAGACGGCCGCTGCCCAGCAGAAGCCCGCCGGACCGCTCGTATTCGTCGTCGAGATTAAAGCCAAAAAGTAACGGCGCCGGCAATCCCGGCACTGAATAATCCAGGCAACAAGCCGCCCAATCAAGCAGAAGGAGCAACCATGTCATTTGGTCAGCGCGATTTCGACCGCCAGAAGCCGGAAATTGACTTCCCCGAAGGCGCAGTACCCGCCGAATTGGTCATCACCGACCTCATCGAGGGCGACGGCGCCGAGGCTAAAGCCGGCGATACCGTCTCCACCCACTACGTGGGCGTGGCCTGGTCAACAGGTGAAGAATTCGACGCCTCCTGGGGCCGCGGCGCGCCGCTGGACTTCCGTGTGGGCGTGGGGCAGGTCATCCAGGGCTGGGACCAGGGCCTGCTGGGCATGAAGGTTGGCGGCCGACGCCGCCTGGAGATTCCGTCTGAGCTGGCTTACGGCTCCCGCGGTGCCGGTGGAGCAATCGGCCCCAACGAAGCACTGATCTTCGTCGTGGATCTGGTGGGCGTCCGCTAACCGGAGCTTCGCACTGTGGAGGCGCGGTAACAATCGGAAGGTATTTTCCCTTTGTTGCCGCGCTTCCTGCGTTTCCCACACGGACTTTAGTAACGTAGCCAGAGTGTCAGCATCCCGTACAGAACGTCTGCTTAATCTCCTGATCGCCCTCCTCAATACGAAGTACGGGCTGCGTCGCAGCGAGCTGCGCAAAAAGATCTATCACGACACCACCAGCACCGAGGTGTCCTTCGGCCGGATGTTCGAACGCGACAAGAGTGATCTCCGGCAGTTCGGCTTCGAGGTCGAAGCTGTTATGGACAAAGGCTGGGGCTCGGACGATCCTGCGACCACCCGATACCGGATCGGCAAGGAATCGAACCGGCTTCCGGACGTCAAGCTCACGCCGGCGGAGTGCACTGTATTGTGGCTCGCCTCCCGGCTGTGGGAGCAGGCAGCACTCGGTGCGTCCGCCCTCAACGCCATGCGCAAACTCCAGGCCTCCGGCGGCCTGGCAGGTGTCGGCCTGCCTGCCGGTGTACAGCCCCGCATCAAACCGGCCGGGCAGGCCTTTGAGGATCTTATCTCCGCCATCCACGCCCAGCATCCGGCCAGGTTCAGGTATCTTGCCAGCAGCACCGGCAAGGAAGAAGACCGGGTGGTTGAGCCTTGGGGCCTCGGCAGCCGGTTCGGCCAGTGGTATCTGGCTGGCTTTGACCGGGGGCGGGGCGCCCAGCGGTTTTTCCGGCTTTCCCGGTTCACCTCGGCGGTCACTGTGCTGGAGAACGACACCTACTCGCCGCCGGCGGGTTTCAACGTCCGCGCTGAGCTGAGCAGCCTGCCCGAGCTGCCCTTGAGGACCGCCGTCGTAGACGTGCGGGAAGGCAAGCTGCTGGGCCTGCGCAAGCGGGCCGTGCCCGCCGATGCCGATGGCTCCGCCGCTGCAGGAGCGCCCGACGCCGGCCGTGACCGTCTCAGCGTGCAGTATCGGGACGCTGAGCTGCTGGGCGAGGAGATTGCCTCCTACGGACCCAACGCAGCGGTGGTGTATCCGACGGAACTCGTCACAGCCGTCACGCGGCGGCTGCGCCGGGCCGCTGACTTTGCTGCCGCGCCGGTACCGCCGATTGACTTTCCGGACGCCGGCCCTGCCAAGCGCACCCGGAAGCGGACGTCCGAGGACCGGCTGAAACGAATGCTTCAGCTGGTCCCGTTTCTGGTTCACAACCAGGGTCTCCACATCGAGGAGGTCGCCAACACCTTCGGCGTCACACGGAAGGAGCTGGAGGATGATCTGCGGATCCTCATCTGTTCTGGCCTGCCGGAAGGCTATCCGGATGATCTGCTGGATATCCAATGGGAGAGCGATCACGTTTTCATCACCCAGGATCTGGATCTCAACAGGCCGGTCCGCTTCACCGTGGACGAGGCCTGCGCGCTGCTGACCGGGCTGGAGACCCTGAACGGGCTGCCTGAGCTTGCCGAAGGGACTGCCCTGGAATCGGTGACGCTCAAGCTGATGGCCGCCGCAGGCGAAGAGGGACTGCGTGCAGGTTCGGTGGCCGGCCCGGAAGTCGGCCCCGCTGACTCGGCCATGCTGGAGACCGTCCGGAAAGCTCTTGAGACAGGATCCCAGCTTCACCTCGTGTACTTGTCGACCCAGAGCGATTCGGTCTCCGAACG
This genomic interval from Micrococcaceae bacterium Sec5.7 contains the following:
- a CDS encoding ubiquitin-like protein Pup; amino-acid sequence: MAGQEQQKPQSRDSQVEEDVPEAPPAPPEAQASASTQGVDDLLDEIDGVLESNAEEFVRAFVQKGGQ
- the prcB gene encoding proteasome subunit beta, producing MQERTANQVAANATSSFTEHLQRDRPDLLPYNRALPAPAASHPSQPLQVPHATTIVAMSYAGGVLMAGDRRATMGNVIASRHIEKVFPADQYSVLGIAGTAGIAIDITRLFQVELEHYEKIEGTLLSLDGKANRLGAMIRGNLPMALQGLAVIPLFAGFDTAAGVGRLFSYDVTGGRYEEQEHHTVGSGSVFARGALKKLWRPNLPEDDAISVAVESLYDAADDDSATGGPDPVRQLWPVVYTVNRAGARRIPERDLAAVAGNIIESRAAARREA
- the prcA gene encoding proteasome subunit alpha — encoded protein: MTQQFYVSPEQLMKDRADFARKGIARGRSVVVISCEDGIALVAENPSPSLHKIGEIYDKIAFAAVGKYNEFESLRQAGVRYADIRGYSYDREDVTARGLASVYAQSLGAVFTAEQKPFEVELAVAEVGPTQEEDHLYRLTFDGSIADEHGFIVMGGQAEKVSAAVEDGWRQDLAFAAAIRLAVRGLVTDNAASALPARAVEVAVLDRASESGRGTRRAFRRLTDADVVALLAEED
- the pafA gene encoding Pup--protein ligase, producing MDKRIFGIETEFGISYSSPDSRPLAPEEVARYLFRKVVSWGRSSNVFLTNGSRLYLDVGSHPEYATAECDDLAQLVAHDRAGELILDDLVDEAQSRLAAEGFNGTVYLFKNNTDSAGNSYGSHENYLIPRRGEFSRLAEILIPFLVTRQLIAGAGKILKTPHGATFAFSQRADHIWEGVSSATTRSRPIINTRDEPHADAEFFRRLHVIVGDSNMSETTALLKVGTVDLILRMIEAGVIMRDMRMENPIRSIREISHDLTGKALVRLANGRQLTALEIQQEYLTKVTAFVAEHGAHNPHVPLILDLWGRTLQAIESGDTTGIDTEIDWAIKKKLMDSYRERHGLGLDAPRIAQLDLTYHDISRTRGLYYLLQARGAVRRVVDDTAVKDAVDAPPQTTRAKLRGDFVRRAQELGRDYTVDWVHLKLNDRAHQTILCKDPFRNEDERVDALLDSMG
- a CDS encoding FKBP-type peptidyl-prolyl cis-trans isomerase, whose amino-acid sequence is MRRLLAILIPGLLLLTACGGSPAAPEPTSQSAGETAKLDSVKFTDNGDKKAPGIEFTKPLEVAEPTVKVIAEGSGDRVKANQVAEISILALNGKDGAKLEDTFASAPEALELNEELKTGSAVIYNAFVGAKIGSHLALAVPGKAAAEGAKAQPTQLLVIKIVSAKDLPGALSQEETNKLDKEGKLPKVTFDAKGVPTVDIPKTDAPSGLSIKVLSEGTGEKITAADTIEANYAGWRWDDGKKFDSSYDRGEAASFPLKGVIKGWTLGLTDQKVGSKILLTIPTALAYGETAAAQQKPAGPLVFVVEIKAKK
- a CDS encoding FKBP-type peptidyl-prolyl cis-trans isomerase, translating into MSFGQRDFDRQKPEIDFPEGAVPAELVITDLIEGDGAEAKAGDTVSTHYVGVAWSTGEEFDASWGRGAPLDFRVGVGQVIQGWDQGLLGMKVGGRRRLEIPSELAYGSRGAGGAIGPNEALIFVVDLVGVR
- a CDS encoding WYL domain-containing protein — encoded protein: MSASRTERLLNLLIALLNTKYGLRRSELRKKIYHDTTSTEVSFGRMFERDKSDLRQFGFEVEAVMDKGWGSDDPATTRYRIGKESNRLPDVKLTPAECTVLWLASRLWEQAALGASALNAMRKLQASGGLAGVGLPAGVQPRIKPAGQAFEDLISAIHAQHPARFRYLASSTGKEEDRVVEPWGLGSRFGQWYLAGFDRGRGAQRFFRLSRFTSAVTVLENDTYSPPAGFNVRAELSSLPELPLRTAVVDVREGKLLGLRKRAVPADADGSAAAGAPDAGRDRLSVQYRDAELLGEEIASYGPNAAVVYPTELVTAVTRRLRRAADFAAAPVPPIDFPDAGPAKRTRKRTSEDRLKRMLQLVPFLVHNQGLHIEEVANTFGVTRKELEDDLRILICSGLPEGYPDDLLDIQWESDHVFITQDLDLNRPVRFTVDEACALLTGLETLNGLPELAEGTALESVTLKLMAAAGEEGLRAGSVAGPEVGPADSAMLETVRKALETGSQLHLVYLSTQSDSVSERDVDPLRLYSLDNTWYFEAYCHTAEGLRNFRLDRIEILQPNGRNVSSQVKPQEGFPVKLFTPNDDDTLVVVQLSARGTGLADDYYAERTSGLPGDGLLAEIRFGSTAWLPMFVAQHGGAVRILEPATLAAGARDWIDAALAQYGS